The DNA segment CGCAAGCAACTGAGTCACCAAGTCATCTGACCAGCAAAAGCTTCTTTGCAGGTCAGGAATTTGAATCTTCCCCTGTCGAATTTTGAGAAGCAGATCAGGGAGAGCTTCTTTGGTGATATCGAAGGTAGAAATAATGTTGTTCACGGAGTCACCTGCGAAGTTGTGCTGGTGGGTTTCTAGAACCTTAGATCTTGTGTACTAGAACAATCAAGACCGCAGCACAATTCGCCATCACGTGATGGGAAGTTCCAAAAATAGAAACGATAAATTAACCCTCAGGAGAAATCTCAGGAAATAAGATGGCTCGAATTCGAGGAGGCAACGGGCACGCAGATTCCCACAGCGGATAGGGAATTTGTTGGTAGTGGGTCAGTAGGAAGTGAAATTCTCCCAATCGCCTTAGATACATATCCTTATATAAGGTAGGCTCACGGCTCCCCCCCATCCACCGTTCCATTGTAGGAACGCTACAGCCAGCAATAAGAGCTAAGTCTTCGTAAGTCAGGTCGTACTCTTGGTATAGCTGGCGAGGATGGTTCAGGCTAAGAGAACAGTTCACATAGATGCGGAACAGCGATCGCTCTACTTCACCAAACGGCAATTGACCAGATGGTCGGTTCATAGCCCCTCCTGTTGTGGGTTTTGAGTTAGGACTGGTTGCATGGGAAATAACTCAAGGTCGTCCTCACTTACCCAATCCATCACAGTCCACCGACGAGAAGGACTACTGTTATCCAGCATTAGCAAATAGGACCATCGCCAGTCCGCCCCCTGGTGTGGGGTTGTTTCACTGGGCAAAAGAATATGCCCAATAATGATCCCCCAATCAGTACTGGGTTGAGGTATCCAGCGACATCGGGTTCCAACGGCATACCTTGGAGCGGGAATTTGCTTTGGAAAATCTAAAGGAGAAGG comes from the Oscillatoria sp. FACHB-1407 genome and includes:
- a CDS encoding helix-turn-helix domain-containing protein, translated to MNRPSGQLPFGEVERSLFRIYVNCSLSLNHPRQLYQEYDLTYEDLALIAGCSVPTMERWMGGSREPTLYKDMYLRRLGEFHFLLTHYQQIPYPLWESACPLPPRIRAILFPEISPEG